The Microcaecilia unicolor chromosome 3, aMicUni1.1, whole genome shotgun sequence nucleotide sequence ccccttttacaaaggcgtgcaagtggatttagctcgcactaaacgctaagatgcccataggaatatacccccggattctgtatatggcgcttgAACATCTGTGTGGAATCCGaagattattctataacaatgtgtataattTAATTGTATAACTAGCTAATCatcgctgttaattggatgtcagactggatggactgtgcaggttttTTATCTGCAGACATTTTCTATGTTACTTTGGGCCCGTTCCGTTTTTGTAAcctgcggtaggctctacgcgcaccaaaatggacttactgcccgactgccgcctgccttttgtgGTCATTTctcgtgtctgaaaaataatttttctttttggacgcgcgcaggtcgtTACTgagcagattctttaccgctaggtctatggctggcggtaagatcagaCTTTACCCATCTATTGAACAATATTaataggatggaggtaggatgtgccaTGATGTAAGGGTGGTGTCCCTGCTAAGCTTGGATTATcaagtccacagcaatacaccaaaaactgagcacaatacatatatatataaaaacattttttataattcATTGGATTTTATTCCAGAAAAATATTATACATGAATAATGAGAGttataatttatgtttaaattaattttgaaggtttctgttatatttattaattttataatttgAAACCGTTTCTTTGAGAACACCCAGAATTACGTTTGGTAAGATCAGACACCCAAAACGGATGCACggcgattttgattttgctgcacgtccgtttttggcaaaaaattttgaaaaaggcatttttggtacgtgcgctgaaaaatagttctacgcgcgcccaaaacccgcgcctacactaccgcaagccactttttaccgcagcttagtaaaaggacctctttgtaATCTGGCTGGTTTAGTTTTCCCGGTAGATGTATTAATGTTCTAGGACTCATTGCAGTATTTATGGTGCTGCTTTTTCCTTGGTAGATCGTTGTATAACTTTTGGAAGTTGGTGCCATTGAGGTGTAGTTAATTCGTTCTGTAGGtcttgagtgacttttgtagggttcTTTATTACATATGGGAGAAAAACCCCTACGGTAAGCCAGACCACACAAGGAAGAAGTGGGGAATGACCAAATAACTTCCAGCCAAACAGATGGATAATAAACATAATTTTATTGAGTATCTGTTTGACTGGAAGTCATTTCATAATTCCCTACTTCTTCCTTGTGGGGTTCTGTATTAACTTCACCAGATAACTGATGCAGGAAAGGATTTATGGTATTGAGATGACACCAAAATTCCAACAtttattttgtatggtgagttttagagggaaATGTCCCAGTTCTGCTCTACACCCATTATGGTGTGAGGAAGGCTTCTTAGAATGCTGATTATGATATTTAACACCTTGATGGTCTAGCGTGTGGGGTCAGGGGTCATTATTTTCCAGGCTTTATAATTTAACTGCATCAATTATTTTCTGAGTATCCAACAtttgcaaagttttttttttttttgtaatctgtaGTCCTTTTCTTTGCTCGGTGAGGTTTTTGTGGGGTTGGAGCCACGgagagtcaccccccccccccccctaatttcaGCTCCGTatgagtactgacacctttttttgctagaacaaaAGCACCGTCTGTAGCAGCCCTAACGTAAAACTGCTGGGGCCAAATATACAGTAGCAATGCTCCTGATTctatacatgtatatttttaaacattgttatctgtgtttaaaaaaaaattaatgctgaTTGCTAGCTTTAAAGATATATCCAATTGTAACTGTTTTCTATAACAGGCTCCCCTAATGTCAAACCTGACATTTTAATCCGATTTAAGGAGGAGGGATTTAAGATTGAGCCCCAGGGATCTAAGGAAAGAGGAAACCCGCCCAGCACTGGCACAAGTGAAGAACTGCCTGAAACAGGTGAAGTAGCCATCTTTCATTAACTGTCCGGATGTGGATAAACTAGATATCCTATACCAGACGCCTTCCCACTGGTCGCTGCTTAACCCCTGCCCTAggtcctcctctgactcccacagACGTGTTACTGTTCTCCCTTATTCCGCAATCTCTATATCTTGGAAATGGAGCCCTTTAAGTAACGCTTTTTTAAGGGACTGGAGCTGGGAACGCTACTGGTTGTCGGTGCCGACAGAAGACAGCAGCAAGACAACCAGTAACGTTCCCAGCTCCAGTTCCTTGAAAAAGCAGCAGCGAAACAGGTGCATATCGGGACCGGCTGAGCTCAAAGATAAGTGGAATGACATTTGCTCTTGCTGAACTGTTGGTCATTTGGCTTTTGAATTtataaaaaaaagctaaaaatctAGAAAGAAAAAGGTTAAATGTTTTCTATATATTGGGTTGACAAATATTATAGCATATATTGAGGAAGGAGGGGGTTTTTTGGTCTGTGATTATTTCCAATCACAATAGGGATTGGCTAATACCTGAATCACGATGCAGTGATATATCCCTGTGATTTATGAGGCCTTTTAATCCTACCTGAAAATCCTCAAGCAGATTGTAAAAGTGAACATAGAACATTGTAGTCTACTTTAATTTGATGCATTATTTGGACACCTTAGTAGAAGGTTGAGAGCCAGTAAAATTAAAGATCATACTCTCATTTTTATCCAACAGATGATAGATTTAGGAACAATAATAAAAGAATGAGAACATGTGATGGGCAGCAGAGGAAAGAATGGAAACACAGAAACCCCACCAGACAAAGCCTAGATCCTTCAGctgtctgtgaaggaggtatCGGTATTGTAACACAGACCAGGGTGAAAGCAGTAACCCATACAGTAGAGAGAGCAAACAGAAAAGATAGAAGTTCCAGCCACTGTCCAAAGCTCGAACAAACTGAAGAACCTAAAGAAGGTGAGAGACATTTTAAAAGTGCTGATTTGTGGGAAGACTGCACTACAGATGCTCATTTTGGTGAGCACCATATACCCAGGCTTAGGACGGAGGGTCATAACTGTCAAGGtataaaaactaacctatttacAGACACTATCTCCCAAGAAAAactatttaaatgttctgaatgtgataaatgtttcaaaagaaAAGCCCACTTGCAACGTCATCAAATGAATCATACGGGAGacaaaccatttcaatgttctgaatgtgataaaagtttcagCCAGAAGAGTGACTTGCAAAACCATAAAACAGTTCACACAGGAGAcagaccatttaaatgttctgaatgtgataaatgttacaGATTAAAACGAAGCTTACAACTGCATAAAATGAAGCACACAGGAGACAAGCCATTTagatgttctgaatgtgataagtATTTCAGTCAGAAAAGCAACCTGCACAAGCATGAAATGATTCATACAGGACACAAGCCATTTAAATGCTCTGAATGTAATAAATGTTTCAGGCGGAAAAGTAACCTACAGAAGCATGAAATGATTCATACAGGATATAAACCATTTaagtgttctgaatgtgataaattctTCAGACAGAAAACCCACCTACAAAAGCATAAAATGATTCATACAGAccggaatgtgataaatgtttcatatGGAAATATAGCCACCTGGAAAAACATAAAATGATTCATACAGACCGGAATGTGAAATATTTCATGTGGAAACATAATTTGGAACTGCATAAAATGGCTTACATGGCAAGTAGATCATCAATCAAAAACAAGTGGTAAATGAACAAATACTGTGGAaagtaaaggccttttttactaaaccCAGTTTATGCTACATTTGCGGAGTTTTGCAGCATATGGTAAACAGAGTGTTAAGTGCTTTTTCAGTGAGTGGGCGTGGCACAGGCAGACAGGTATCGTGCAAAATATATGGCAGTTAATGTGCTGCATTTATTGTGTACTAACTGCCTAATGCAAGTCCAATTTCCACCTCTTAATTAGGAGGCGCTTAATGCTTCCACTTTAAACATGAATGGGTGCAGGACATTAATTTGCATATTAACACATGACCTGCAATACAAAATAGTAAAAATGCCTCTATCAGCTGCtgtgttaaatttgcagatatCGCAGGGTATATGAACGTAAGTATTGCTATAATGGGACAGATTGACAgaccattaagcccagtatcctgtttccaacagtggccaatccaggtctaagtatctggtaagat carries:
- the LOC115466429 gene encoding zinc finger protein 510-like — translated: MSTVASDQALVSFIDVAAYFLEVEWDILGERQKELYEKVIKAIHNFLISQGYSILNPDVIFKIKYEDEKYFTQHCEWEAKENKNEPSIRFPVVTSVFSLSIKQEKNLPFLAHPESETSKQIHPPGTGSPNVKPDILIRFKEEGFKIEPQGSKERGNPPSTGTSEELPETDDRFRNNNKRMRTCDGQQRKEWKHRNPTRQSLDPSAVCEGGIGIVTQTRVKAVTHTVERANRKDRSSSHCPKLEQTEEPKEGERHFKSADLWEDCTTDAHFGEHHIPRLRTEGHNCQGIKTNLFTDTISQEKLFKCSECDKCFKRKAHLQRHQMNHTGDKPFQCSECDKSFSQKSDLQNHKTVHTGDRPFKCSECDKCYRLKRSLQLHKMKHTGDKPFRCSECDKYFSQKSNLHKHEMIHTGHKPFKCSECNKCFRRKSNLQKHEMIHTGYKPFKCSECDKFFRQKTHLQKHKMIHTDRNVINVSYGNIATWKNIK